One window of the Populus nigra chromosome 4, ddPopNigr1.1, whole genome shotgun sequence genome contains the following:
- the LOC133690692 gene encoding BEACH domain-containing protein B isoform X1, whose protein sequence is MNIVKGVADLIRRTSSGQTGESIQGSSSGRFSPPSPKICFSEVGDEVVLHTLWEKYENAVDKAEKKKLFHVFLKQFLMVFEKWEPTNASQLPEAALTTVPPVEYPLRVDDIIVGCSAGHPAEIILALTEEITQLTSLVSELNTRVDSPGNSTSLSITSEGLPLLNALTIIVRSMHNCRVFGYYGGIQKLTALMKGAVVQLKSITSELSGDESLSSISLDKTRLLQQILLYVVSIICGYIDLNTNLYEKAQLFSSHAEFFTPSWGASSNESSSGVKVPTETRLYWHQRAVVSVMEAGVLNWLVELLRVIRRLSMKEQRTDLSLQYLTLWTLHLALSNNPRGQNHFKSIGGLEVLLDGQGLPSINVLLWRNASHVGDERFAFYCRGENPLLKVFQLHVLSLTVLREAVFGNMNNLQFLCENGRIHKFANSFCSLSFLLQECERNTKDLSVQDDCQIPVSDLENENHVKMERSFPLPADAAYFKLWNEYVVKLSGVLCSFIVAPENIKPHHVQTNTGRIGMPISAAYGELSIKWVMGVLLTVFPCIKACSNQKELPNHLRVFANVLQHSVLDAFTKVLVSSPVSLEIFRKEGIWDLIFSENFFHFGPDSEEMAGECGSYNQGFPGQLDRNLSSSSISNQTKISSFEILQMEVISFVEFAATCNGTVDNLLEVSVLLDALEQCACHPDIAVVLAKSLLHILQLLPEKTIASFKSLSAVSRVLKVACIQAEECRRSGNMSPSLESKTLPLHGGQKPNSEKMGQSWFTCMDTCMELFTKFFSIADDAGSLVLCDWTCIDCLFDLFWEEGMRNHVFESILDLMKLVPSSLEDQKAKLHLCSKYLETFTQIKEREKSFAELSINLLVGMREMLMTDPAYYQALFRDGECFLHVVSLLNGNLDEVYGEKLVLNVLQTLTCLLENNDDSKASFRALVGKGYQTMQSLLLDFCQWRPSEALLNALLDMLVDGKFDIKSSPLIKNEDVIILYLGVLQKSSDSLRHYGLNMFQQLLRDSISNRASCVRAGMLNFLLDWFSQEDNDSTILKIAQLIQVVGGHSISGKDIRKIFALLRSEKVGMRQQYCSLLLTTVLSMLNEKGPTAFFDFNGNDSGIIVKTPVQWPLSKGFSFSCWLRVESFPRNGTMGLFSFLSENGKGCLAAVGNERLIYESINLKRQRIQFHINLASKKWHFLCITHSIGRAFSGGSLLRCYVNGDLVASERCRYAKVNELLTSSSIGMKINLPHNEEEIFPDSIRDFFSFHGQIGPVYLFSDAISSEQVQGIYSLGPSYMYSFLDNEATPFYDSSLPSGILDSKDGLSSKIIFGLNAQASDGKKLFNVSLVTDHALDKKAFEATVMAGTQLCSRRMLQQIIYCVGGVSVFFPLISQSDRYDNEESGSFEHALLTPITKERLTAEVIELIASVLDDNLANQQQMHLLSGFSILGFLLQSVPPELLNLETLSALKHLFNLAANCGLAELLVKDAISCIFLNPFIWVYTVYKVQRELYMFLIQQFDNDPRLLKSLCQLPRVIDIIRQFYWDNSKSRFAIGSKPLRHPITKVIIGERPNREETHKIRLLLLSLGEMSLRQCIGTADIKAIIAFFETSQDTACIEDVLHMVIRALSQKQLLVAFLEQVNLIGGCHIFVNLLQREYEPIRLLSLQFLGRLLVGLQSERKPPRLFNLSVGRSRSVSESQKKVSSKMQPVFSAISDRLFRFPLTDNLCAALFDVLLGGASPKQVLQKYNQVDKQRSKGNNSHFLVPQILVIIFGFLSSCEDVSTRMKIIRDLLDLLDSNSSNIEALMEYGWNAWLTATLKLNVIKDYIVESQDQTHSERLEQNLVRSLFCVVLCHYMLSVKGGWQQLEETVNFLLLHCDQDSISRRKLLHDIFEDLIQRLVDFSFEENIFAAQPCRDNTLYLLQLMDEMLVAEIDHKILFPENSSEVSIDSSELESQKNFSSALSQVVQGEFNNQTSRNPWGGKHSTTHEGEVINDKWWDLYENLWIIISEINGKGPSKMMLKSSAAGPSLGQRARGLVESLNIPAAEMAAVVVSGGIGNALAGKPNKTADKAMLLRGERCPRIVFRLAILYLCRSSLERASRCAQQVIALLPSILAADDEQSKSRLQLFIWSLLAVRSEYGVLDDGARLHVISHLIRETINCGKSMLASSIVGRDDSSDTGSNSKDTSSIHSIIQKDRVLAAVSDEAKYIKSSISDRTRQLEELHARMDENSTVETTNKKAFEDEIQNSLNSIVALDDSRRSAQQLVHEEEEQNVAEKWMHMFRTLIDERGPWSANLFPNGVIKHWKLDKTEDAWRRRPKLRQNYHFDEKLCLPPSSSSNEDTLPVNETKNSFVGHIPEQMKQFLLKGVRRITDEVISEAGENDAETSGQTTPIPDDPSESQRLDLVGDSSSQNEIVQDKRDSSSTSQETETSEVLMSVQCVLVTPKRKLAGNLAVKKNFLHFFGEFLVEGTGGSSVFKNFQASIKSDANKLEQKHKSLNWPIHVNFSPEKVISVDNTVSGNENVQQRQLKHVRRHKRWSVDKIKAVHWSRYLLRYSAIEIFFSDSVAPVFLNFASQKDAKEVGTLIVATRNEFLFPKGSSKDKSGTISFVDRHVALRMAEIARESWRRRDITNFEYLMILNTLAGRSYNDLTQYPVFPWVLADYSSEDLDFNKALTFRDLTKPVGALDVKRFEVFEDRYRSFSDPDIPSFYYGSHYSSMGIVLYYLLRLEPFTSLHRNLQGGKFDHADRLFQSIEGTYRNCLSNTSDVKELIPEFFYMPEFLVNSNSYHLGVKQDGEPLGDVCLPPWAKGSPELFINKNRDALESEYVSSNLHHWIDLVFGYKQRGKPAVEAANIFYYLTYEGAVDLDTMEDELQRSAIEDQIANFGQTPIQIFRKKHPRRGPPIPIARPLYFAPDSINLSSIVSSTSHPPSAVLYVGTLDSNIVLVNQGLTLSVKMWLTTQLQSGGNFTFSSFQEPLFGVGYDVLSARKIGSPLAENVELGAQCFAILQTPTENFLISCGNWENSFQVISLSDGRMVQSTRQHKDVVSCVAVTDDGCFLATGSYDTTVMVWEVLRARITEKRVRNTPTELARKDYVIAETPFHILCGHDDIITCLCASVELDLVISGSKDGTCVFHTLREGKYVRSLRHPSGNALSKLVASRHGRVVLYADEDLSLHLYSINGKHLATSESNGRLNCVELSKCGEFLVCAGDQGQIVVRSMNTFDIVKRYNGVGKIITCLTVTVEECFVAGTKDGSLLVYSIENPQLRKTSIPRMKSKSSVSG, encoded by the exons GCTGAAAAGAAGAAGCTATTTCATGTCTTCCTCAAGCAATTTTTAATGGTATTTGAGAAATGGGAACCCACTAATGCCAGCCAGTTGCCAGAGGCTGCATTGACAACTGTGCCTCCAGTGGAGTATCCATTGCGGGTTGATGATATAATTGTTGGCTGCTCTGCTGGACACCCTGCAGAAATCATTCTTGCATTGACTGAAGAGATCACACAGTTAACCTCTCTTGTTTCTGAAT TAAACACCAGGGTGGACTCACCAGGGAATTCGACAAGTTTGAGTATCACTTCTGAAGGGCTGCCCTTGTTGAATGCTTTAACAATAATCGTTCGTTCAATGCATAACTGCAGAGTTTTTGGATACTATGGCGGGATTCAAAAGCTAACTGCATTAATGAAAG gGGCTGTTGTCCAACTAAAATCAATAACAAGTGAACTATCTGGCGACGAGAGTCTGTCTAGTATTTCTCTAGATAAGACCAGACTTTTGCAACAAATACTTTTATATGTGGTGTCCATAATATGTGgttatattgatttaaatacaaatttatatgaGAAAGCACAGTTGTTCAGTAGCCATGCAGAGTTTTTCACCCCCAGTTGGGGTGCATCTTCCAATGAATCTTCTAGTGGTGTGAAGGTTCCTACTGAAACGAGGCTATATTGGCATCAGAGGGCAGTTGTGTCAGTGATGGAAGCTGGTGTTCTTAACTGGTTAGTAG AGTTGCTGCGAGTCATCAGAAGGTTGAGCATGAAAGAACAAAGGACAGATTTGTCACTTCAATATTTGACTTTGTGGACTCTTCATCTAGCATTATCCAATAATCCACGTGgtcaaaatcattttaaaagcaTTGGAGGGCTTGAAGTTCTGCTGGATGGACAAGGACTTCCATCAATTAATGTGCTATTGTGGAGGAACGCCTCTCATGTTGGTGATGAAAG GTTTGCATTCTATTGCAGAGGCGAGAATCCCTTGCTGAAAGTATTCCAGTTACATGTACTGTCTTTGACAGTTCTAAGAGAGGCTGT CTTTGGTAATATGAACAACCTGCAGTTCCTATGTGAAAATGGAAGAATTCATAAATTTGCAAATAGCTTTTGTTCGCTTTCCTTCTTGCTTCAAGAGTGTGAGCGGAATACAAAGGATTTGTCTGTACAGGATGATTGCCAAATTCCTGTTTCTGActtggaaaatgagaatcatgTAAAGATGGAACGATCTTTTCCCCTTCCAGCTGATGCTGCTTATTTTAAACTTTGGAATGAATATGTTGTCAAATTGAGTGGGGTGCTGTGTTCTTTCATTGTTGCTCCTGAAAATATTAAACCTCACCATGTCCAAACAAACACTGGTCGCATTGGAATGCCAATTTCTGCAGCATATGGTGAACTTTCAATTAAGTGGGTCATGGGGGTTCTTCTTACAGTCTTTCCATGCATCAAGGCTTGTTCAAATCAAAAGGAGTTGCCTAACCATTTAAG GGTCTTTGCTAATGTCCTACAACACTCTGTACTTGATGCCTTTACGAAGGTTCTTGTTTCATCACCTGTATCACTTGAAATATTCAGGAAAGAGGGGATATGGGACCTTATCTTCTCTGAGAATTTTTTCCACTTCGGACCAGATTCAGAAGAAATGGCTGGAGAGTGTGGCAGTTACAATCAAGGGTTCCCAGGACAGCTTGACAGAAACTTGTCCTCTAGTAGCATTTCCAATCAAACAAAGATTAGTAGTTTTGAGATCCTTCAGATGGAAGTAATCTCCTTTGTGGAATTTGCTGCAACTTGCAATGGAACTGTGGATAACTTG ctTGAGGTTTCTGTTTTACTGGATGCCTTAGAACAATGTGCATGTCATCCTGACATCGCTGTTGTTCTTGCAAAGAGTCTACTGCATATATTGCAGCTTTTGCCAGAGAAAACGATTGCCTCCTTCAAGTCTCTAAGTGCAGTTTCTCGGGTCCTCAAAGTTGCATGTATTCAAGCCGAAGAGTGTAGAAGGTCTGGAAATATGAGCCCTTCTCTTGAGAGTAAAACACTACCACTTCATGGTGGTCAGAAACCTAATTCAGAAAAGATGGGCCAAAGTTGGTTTACATGCATGGATACATGCATGGAGCTCTTCACAAAATTTTTCTCAATTGCTGATGATGCAGGGAGTTTGGTTTTGTGTGACTGGACTTGCAttgattgtttgtttgatttattttgggaAGAAGGCATGAGAAATCATGTGTTTGAGAGCATCCTTGACCTCATGAAG TTAGTTCCATCATCTCTAGAAGATCAGAAGGCAAAGTTGCATTTATGTTCAAAGTATTTAGAGACTTTCACTCAAATAAAGGAAAGGGAGAAAAGTTTTGCAGAGCTGTCTATCAATCTATTGGTTGGAATGAGAGAGATGCTCATGACCGATCCTGCG TACTACCAAGCCTTGTTTCGTGATGGCGAATGCTTTTTACATGTTGTCTCATTACTAAATGGTAATCTTGATGAGGTGTATGGAGAGAAGTTGGTTCTAAATGTCCTTCAAACTCTGACCTGCCTCCTAGAAAATAATGATGACTCAAAG GCTTCGTTTAGAGCCTTAGTTGGCAAGGGTTATCAGACAATGCAAAGTTTGCTATTGGATTTTTGTCAATGGCGTCCAAGTGAAGCACTTTTAAATGCACTTCTTGATATGCTTGTCGATGGAAAGTTTGATATAAAATCAAGCCCTCTCATAAAG AATGAGGATGTGATCATTCTTTATCTCGGTGTTCTACAGAAG AGCAGTGACTCTTTGCGGCACTATGGTCTCAACATGTTCCAGCAACTGCTCAGGGATTCCATTTCCAACCGAGCCTCATGTGTCAGAGCAGGAATGCttaattttcttcttgattGGTTTTCTCAAGAAGATAATGACAGCACCATTTTGAAAATTGCGCAATTGATTCAGGTCGTTGGTGGGCATAGCATATCTGGGAAGGATATCCGTAAAATCTTTGCTCTTCTCCGAAGTGAAAAAGTCGGGATGCGGCAGCAGTACTGCTCACTATTATTGACCACTGTTTTGTCAATGCTCAATGAGAAGGGCCCAACTGCTTTTTTTGATTTCAACGGGAATGATTCT GGGATTATAGTTAAAACACCTGTGCAGTGGCCTCTCAGcaagggtttttctttttcgtgCTGGCTTAGAGTGGAAAGCTTCCCTAGAAATGGAACAATGGGtcttttcagttttctttctGAAAATGGAAAAGGGTGCTTGGCAGCTGTTGGAAATGAAAGGCTTATTTATGAG TCAATTAATCTGAAGCGGCAGCGTATTCAATTTCACATTAATTTAGCCAGTAAGAAATGGCATTTTCTTTGCATAACTCATAGCATTGGGCGGGCATTTTCTGGGGGTAGCCTGTTGAGATGTTATGTGAATGGTGATCTCGTGGCATCTGAACGATGCAG ATATGCAAAAGTTAATGAATTATTGACAAGCAGTAGTATTGGCATGAAAATTAATTTGCctcataatgaagaagaaatttttcCGGACTCCATTCgagatttcttctcttttcatgGTCAGATTGGTCCTGTCTACTTGTTTAGTGATGCCATTTCCTCTGAGCAAGTCCAGGGCATCTATTCCTTGGGACCAAGCTATATGTACTCGTTCCTTGATAATGAAGCCACACCTTTTTATGATAGCTCATTGCCCAGTGGAATTCTTGATTCTAAAGATGGCCTGTCATCAAAAATTATCTTTGGACTCAATGCCCAG GCAAGTGATGGCAAGAAGCTGTTTAATGTTTCACTGGTAACAGATCATGCATTAGATAAGAAGGCATTTGAAGCAACTGTTATGGCTGGTACACAGTTATGTTCACGACGCATGCTGCAACAGATAATTTACTGTGTCGGTGGCGTGTCTgtgttttttcctctcatttccCAATCTGATAGGTATGACAATGAAGAAAGTGGATCCTTTGAACATGCATTGCTTACACCAATCACAAAAGAACGCCTAACAGCTGAGGTTATTGAGCTTATAGCTTCTGTCCTAGATGATAATTTAGCAAATCAGCAGCAAATGCATCTTCTTTCTGGATTTTCAATACTGGGATTTTTATTGCAATCAGTTCCACCAGAGCTACTCAATTTGGAGACCCTTTCAGCTTTGAAACATCTGTTTAACCTTGCTGCAAATTGTG GGTTAGCTGAGCTGCTTGTTAAAGATGCCATATCTTGCATCTTTCTTAATCCTTTCATCTGGGTCTACACAGTATACAAGGTGCAGCGAGAGCTTTACATGTTTCTCATCCAGCAATTTGACAATGATCCAAGATTACTCAAGAGTCTCTGTCAACTACCTCGTGTTATTGATATAATTCGTCAATTTTATTGGGACAACTCAAAATCTCGGTTTGCTATTGGAAGCAAGCCTCTTCGGCATCCCATTACCAAAGTTATTATTGGAGAGAGACCTAATAGAGAAGAAACTCACAAAATTCGTCTTCTTTTATTGAGTCTCGGTGAGATGAGCCTCAG GCAATGCATTGGCACTGCAGACATAAAGGCAATAATAGCCTTCTTTGAAACAAGCCAGGATACGGCATGCATTGAGGATGTTCTGCATATGGTCATCCGTGCTCTCTCTCAAAAACAACTGCTTGTTGCTTTCCTTGAACAAGTTAATCTCATTGGTGGTTGCCACATTTTTGTTAATCTTCTTCAGAG GGAATATGAGCCTATCAGACTTCTCAGCTTGCAGTTTCTGGGAAGACTTTTGGTTGGTTTACAATCTGAGAGGAAGCCACCAAGACTCTTCAATCTTTCTGTTGGGAGATCTAGATCTGTTTCAGAAAGCCAGAAGAAAGTCAGTTCAAAAATGCAGCCAGTCTTCTCAGCTATATCTGATAGGTTGTTCAGATTTCCACTAACAGATAATTTGTGTGCAGCCTTGTTTGATGTTCTTCTTGGTGGTGCTAGTCCCAAACAG GTTTTGCAGAAATATAACCAGGTTGACAAGCAGAGAAGCAAAGGAAATAATTCTCATTTTCTTGTTCCTCAAATCTTGGTTATCATATTCGGATTCTTGTCTAGCTGTGAGGATGTATCCActagaatgaaaataataagggaTCTGCTTGATCTGCTTGATTCAAATTCTTCAAACATTGAAGCTTTGATG GAATATGGATGGAATGCATGGTTAACAGCCACTTTAAAACTTAACGTGATCAAAGACTATATAGTTGAGTCTCAAGACCAAACTCATAGTGAGAGACTCGAGCAGAATTTGGTGAGGAGTTTATTTTGTGTTGTTCTTTGCCACTATATGCTTTCAGTGAAAGGTGGCTGGCAACAGTTGGAAGAGACAGTGAATTTTCTACTCCTGCATTGTGACCAA GACAGCATCTCACGTAGAAAGTTGCTTCATGATATCTTTGAGGACCTGATTCAAAGGCTGGTAGACTTTTCTTTTGAGGAAAATATCTTTGCTGCACAACCTTGTCGGGACAATACATTATATCTTCTACAACTGATGGATGAGATGCTCGTTGCTGAAATTGATCATAAGATTTTG TTTCCAGAAAACAGCTCTGAAGTGTCGATTGATTCTTCAGAACTAGAAAGTCAGAAGAATTTTAGTTCTGCACTCTCTCAGGTTGTGCAAGGAGAATTTAATAATCAGACATCTAG AAATCCGTGGGGTGGCAAGCATTCAACCACACATGAAGGTGAAGTAATCAATGATAAGTGGTGGGATTTGTATGAAAATTTGTGGATTATTATCAGCGAGATCAATGGCAAAGGGCCAAGCAAGATGATGCTTAAATCATCAGCAGCAGGACCATCATTGGGTCAAAGAGCACGTGGCTTAGTAGAATCATTGAATATTCCTGCAGCAGAAATGGCTGCGGTTGTTGTGTCAGGGGGGATTGGCAATGCATTAGCTGGAAAACCAAATAAAACTGCTGACAAAGCTATGCTTTTAAGAGGGGAGAGGTGCCCAAGAATTGTTTTCCGACTTGCTATTCTGTATCTTTGCAGATCTTCCCTAGAAAGAGCATCTCGGTGTGCGCAACAGGTTATTGCACTTTTACCTTCTATTCTGGCTGCTGATGATGAGCAAAGTAAGAGCAGGTTGCAGCTTTTCATATG GTCTTTGCTTGCTGTAAGGTCTGAATATGGGGTGTTAGATGACGGTGCTCGTCTTCATGTTATATCTCACCTAATTCGAGAAACAATCAACTGTGGTAAATCGATGCTGGCTTCTAGCATTGTGGGTAGAGATGACTCTTCTGATACAGGGAGTAACTCAAAAGACACCAGCTCTATTCACAGTATAATTCAAAAGGATCGAGTGCTTGCAGCG GTTTCTGACGAGGCAAAATacataaaatcatcaatatctgACCGCACCAGGCAGTTGGAGGAGCTCCATGCTAGGATGGATGAGAATTCCACTGTGGAAACTACTAACAAGAAAGCATTTGAAGATGAGATACAAAATAGTTTGAACTCAATTGTTGCTTTGGATGACAGTAGAAGATCTGCACAGCAGCTTGTGCACGAGGAAGAGGAGCAAAATGTTGCA GAGAAGTGGATGCACATGTTCCGCACATTGATTGATGAGAGAGGTCCGTGGTCAGCTAATCTTTTTCCAAATGGTGTTATAAAGCACTGGAAACTTGACAAGACAGAGGATGCATGGAGACGCAGACCCAAGTTAAGACAGAACTATCACTTTGATGAGAAGCTATGTCTTCCTCCTTCCTCCTCTAGCAATGAGGATACTCTTCCTGTAAATGAAACCAAAAATAGTTTTGTGGGCCATATTCCTGAGCAAATGAAGCAGTTTCTATTGAAAGGAGTGCGCAGGATAACTGATGAGGTGATTTCAGAAGCTGGTGAAAATGATGCTGAAACCAGTGGGCAAACAACACCTATCCCTGATGATCCTTCAGAGAGTCAACGCTTGGATCTTGTTGGAGACAGTAGCAGTCAGAATGAAATTGTACAAGACAAAAGAGATTCTTCTTCCACTTCACAAGAAACAGAAACTAGTGAG GTTCTCATGTCTGTTCAATGTGTACTTGTAACACCAAAAAGAAAACTGGCTGGAAATTTGGCAGTCAAGAAAAATTTCTTGCACTTTTTTGGTGAGTTTTTGGTTGAAGGTACTGGAGGATCATCTGTATTCAAAAACTTCCAAGCTTCTATCAAGTCAGATGCAAACAAGCTTGAACAGAAACATAAGTCTCTTAACTGGCCTATACATGTCAATTTTAGCCCTGAAAAGGTGATTTCTGTTGATAATACAGTCTCAGGAAATGAAAATGTGCAGCAAAGGCAGTTAAAACATGTGAGGCGACATAAAAGATGGAGTGTTGACAAG ATAAAGGCTGTCCATTGGAGTCGTTATCTGCTTAGATACAGTGCAATAGAGATTTTCTTCAGTGACTCTGTTGCTCCTGTCTTCTTGAATTTCGCATCACAGAAGGATGCAAAAGAAGTTGGAACATTAATAGTTGCTACTCGAAATGAATTCTTGTTTCCAAAAGGAAGTAGTAAGGACAAGAGTGGGACTATTTCATTTGTTGATAGGCATGTAGCCTTGCGGATGGCAGAAATTGCCAGGGAGAGTTGGAGGAGAAGGGATATAACGAACTTTGAATACCTGATGATCCTCAACACACTTGCAGGAAGATCTTACAATGACTTAACACAGTATCCTGTCTTCCCTTGGGTTTTGGCAGATTATTCCTCTGAGGATCTTGATTTTAACAAGGCTTTGACCTTTCGGGATCTTACTAAACCTGTTGGAGCTCTTGATGTAAAACGTTTTGAG GTGTTTGAAGACAGGTATCGCAGCTTCTCTGATCCTGATATACCCAG CTTCTACTATGGGTCTCATTATTCAAGCATGGGGATTGTGCTTTATTACCTTCTTAGGTTAGAGCCATTCACATCTCTTCACCGTAATTTGCAG GGTGGTAAGTTTGATCATGCAGATCGCCTTTTCCAAAGCATTGAAGGCACATATCGAAATTGTCTTTCTAATACTAGTGATGTGAAGGAGTTGATTCCTGAGTTCTTTTACATGCCGGAGTTTCTTGTTAATTCAAATTCTTATCATTTGGGAGTCAAACAGGACGGGGAACCACTAGGGGATGTTTGCCTCCCTCCCTGGGCCAAG GGTTCACctgaattatttataaataaaaatcgaGATGCACTTGAAAGTGAATATGTTAGCTCAAATCTCCATCACTGGATTGATTTGGTGTTTGGTTACAAGCAGCGAGGAAAACCAGCAGTGGAG gctgcaaatattttttattatttaacttacGAAGGTGCTGTTGATCTGGACACTATGGAAGATGAGTTGCAGAGATCAGCAATTGAAGACCAGATTGCGAACTTTGGCCAAACTCCAATTCAGATTTTCCGCAAGAAACACCCTAGAAGAGGGCCTCCAATTCCAATTGCCCGTCCTTTATACTTCGCACCTGATTCCATTAATTTATCATCCATTGTATCTAGTACAAGTCATCCACCTTCAGCTGTATTATATGTTGGTACTTTGGATTCGAATATTGTTCTCGTAAACCAAGGGCTAACTTTGTCAGTTAAGATGTGGTTGACAACTCAGCTTCAATCTGGTGGAAATTTCACTTTCTCTAGCTTCCAG GAGCCGCTATTTGGAGTTGGTTATGATGTTCTTTCTGCTCGAAAAATTGGCAGTCCTTTGGCTGAAAATGTTGAACTAGGAGCACAATGCTTTGCAATATTGCAAACACCAACCGAgaattttttaatctcatgTGGTAATTGGGAAAATAGTTTCCAAGTCATTTCTTTAAGTGATGGAAGAATGGTGCAGAGCACTCGACAACATAAAGATGTGGTCAGCTGTGTGGCAG TGACAGATGATGGTTGTTTCCTTGCTACTGGAAGTTACGACACCACAGTCATGGTTTGGGAGGTTCTTCGTGCCCGAATAACTGAAAAGAGAGTTCGAAACACTCCGACTGAACTAGCCCGTAAAGATTATGTCATTGCTGAAACTCCCTTTCATATTCTCTGTGGTCACGATGACATAATTACATGTTTATGTGCTAGTGTGGAGCTTGATTTAGTTATTAGTGGGTCGAAGGATGGAACTTGTGTTTTCCATACCTTGAGGGAGGGAAAATATGTAAGATCTTTACGCCATCCATCTGGCAATGCATTGTCAAAACTCGTTGCATCTCGGCATGGGCGGGTAGTCCTTTATGCTGATGAGGATCTCAGTTTACATCTGTATTCTATTAACGGAAAGCACCTTGCCACCTCTGAATCTAATGGGCGCCTCAACTGTGTTGAACTTAGCAAATGTGGTGAGTTCTTGGTTTGTGCAGGTGACCAAGGACAGATAGTTGTGCGCTCTATGAACACATTTGATATTGTCAAAAGGTATAATGGAGTTGGAAAGATTATAACTTGTCTTACAGTAACTGTGGAGGAATGCTTCGTAGCTGGGACCAAGGATGGAAGCCTTCTTGTGTACTCCATAGAAAATCCTCAACTTCGTAAGACTAGCATTCCTCGTATGAAATCTAAATCTTCTGTATCAGGATAG